One window of the Dehalococcoidia bacterium genome contains the following:
- a CDS encoding SDR family oxidoreductase, translating into MESLKGKWALILGASSGHGAATAIELARHGMNIFGVHLDLRATLPNAQRVIHHIQDLGCQAVFFNTNAADDAKRQMVLEAIRERLSPGEHIKVLMHSLAFGTLRPYVPANREEAVTRAQMEMTLDVMAHSLVYWVQDMFYKGLLGPGSKVFAMTSAGSHRVYPTYGPVGAAKAALEYHVKHLAVELASRGIAVNAIQAGVTDTPALRKIPGHEVMLQYAREHNPGGRITTPEDVARAIARLSQDDSPWLTGNIIRVDGGEDLVMI; encoded by the coding sequence ATGGAGAGCTTAAAGGGAAAATGGGCCCTTATCTTGGGCGCCTCCAGCGGTCATGGCGCGGCTACAGCCATCGAGCTGGCCCGGCATGGCATGAACATCTTCGGTGTCCATCTGGACCTGCGGGCTACCCTGCCCAACGCCCAGCGGGTCATCCATCATATCCAGGATCTGGGGTGCCAGGCCGTCTTCTTCAACACCAACGCTGCCGACGATGCCAAACGCCAAATGGTATTAGAGGCCATTCGGGAGCGACTCTCGCCTGGAGAGCATATCAAGGTCCTTATGCACTCCTTGGCCTTCGGCACCTTGCGTCCCTACGTCCCGGCTAATAGGGAGGAGGCTGTAACCCGTGCCCAGATGGAGATGACCCTGGATGTCATGGCCCACAGTCTGGTCTACTGGGTGCAAGACATGTTTTATAAGGGGCTGCTGGGGCCCGGGAGTAAGGTGTTTGCCATGACCAGCGCCGGCTCCCACCGCGTCTACCCCACCTATGGGCCGGTAGGGGCGGCCAAGGCCGCATTAGAGTACCACGTCAAGCACCTGGCCGTGGAGCTGGCCTCCAGAGGCATCGCCGTTAACGCCATCCAGGCCGGTGTCACTGACACCCCGGCCCTGCGTAAGATACCCGGACATGAGGTCATGCTCCAGTACGCCCGAGAGCACAACCCTGGGGGGCGCATCACCACCCCTGAGGACGTGGCTAGGGCCATAGCCCGCCTCTCCCAGGACGATTCCCCTTGGCTTACGGGCAACATCATCCGCGTCGACGGCGGCGAAGACCTGGTCATGATATGA